One window from the genome of Amycolatopsis sp. NBC_01480 encodes:
- a CDS encoding 3-hydroxybutyryl-CoA dehydrogenase, giving the protein MSDVQRVGVVGAGLMGSGIAEVHARSGIDVIVTEVNQPALDAGQARIEKSLQRGVKNGKLSTEDAEAARGRLRFTTEIGEFADRDLVIEAILEQEQAKVEVFRQLDKIVEREDAVFASNTSSIPIMKLGMATARPQQVVGIHFFNPVPVLPLVELVPSLLTSEETARRAEEHATKALSKTVIRSQDRAGFIVNSLLVPYLLSAIRMIESGFASAEDIDRGMELGTAHPMGPLRLSDLIGLDTIKAIADSMYAEFKEPLYSSPPLLLRMVDAGLLGKKSGRGFYSYA; this is encoded by the coding sequence GTGAGCGACGTACAGCGTGTTGGAGTGGTTGGCGCGGGCCTGATGGGGTCCGGCATCGCCGAGGTGCACGCCAGGTCCGGCATCGACGTCATAGTCACCGAGGTGAACCAGCCCGCGCTGGACGCCGGCCAGGCCCGGATCGAGAAGTCCCTGCAGCGCGGGGTGAAGAACGGCAAGCTGTCCACCGAGGACGCCGAAGCGGCGCGCGGCCGGCTGCGGTTCACCACCGAGATCGGCGAGTTCGCCGACCGTGACCTGGTGATCGAGGCGATCCTCGAGCAGGAGCAGGCCAAGGTCGAGGTCTTCCGCCAGCTGGACAAGATCGTCGAGCGGGAGGACGCGGTGTTCGCGTCCAACACCTCCTCGATCCCGATCATGAAGCTCGGCATGGCCACGGCCCGCCCGCAGCAGGTGGTCGGCATCCACTTCTTCAACCCGGTGCCCGTGCTGCCGCTGGTGGAGCTGGTCCCGTCGCTGCTGACCAGCGAGGAAACCGCGCGCCGCGCCGAGGAGCACGCCACCAAGGCGTTGAGCAAGACCGTGATCCGGTCGCAGGACCGCGCCGGGTTCATCGTGAACTCGCTGCTGGTGCCGTACCTGCTGTCCGCGATCCGCATGATCGAGTCCGGCTTCGCCTCCGCCGAGGACATCGACCGCGGCATGGAGCTGGGCACCGCGCACCCGATGGGCCCGCTGCGGTTGTCCGACCTGATCGGACTGGACACCATCAAGGCCATCGCGGACTCGATGTACGCGGAGTTCAAGGAGCCGCTGTACTCGTCGCCGCCGCTGCTGCTGCGCATGGTGGACGCGGGCCTGCTGGGCAAGAAGTCCGGCCGCGGGTTCTACTCGTACGCCTGA
- a CDS encoding alpha/beta hydrolase, with protein sequence MEPTFVFAAGANGVSAAPVELLLRGYRGVGVPQPGGQFRRSYQAPQDLTAFATEPSPLAGRTVADDVAATVEVIRRVAGHGPVVLVGASIGGALITLAAEQVPELVSTLVYDTAFCCVDLATPGDYLATPEAADSQGGALLGFAAADPAVVAPSAATGARRRSHCSPPPTRRWPRTRPRRSSTPCSTRCRRTTWPTAARPIPAARRSAGGGSRGCTFAISRTASSRRPCRTG encoded by the coding sequence ATGGAACCCACCTTCGTCTTCGCCGCGGGCGCCAACGGTGTGTCCGCTGCGCCCGTCGAACTGTTGCTGCGCGGGTACCGCGGTGTCGGCGTCCCGCAGCCGGGCGGGCAGTTCCGGCGCTCGTACCAGGCGCCGCAGGACCTGACCGCGTTCGCGACCGAGCCGTCGCCGCTGGCCGGCCGGACGGTGGCGGACGACGTGGCGGCCACCGTCGAAGTCATCCGGCGGGTGGCCGGGCACGGCCCGGTGGTGCTGGTGGGCGCGAGCATCGGCGGCGCCCTGATCACGCTGGCGGCCGAGCAGGTGCCGGAACTGGTCTCGACGCTGGTGTACGACACGGCGTTCTGCTGCGTCGACCTCGCGACGCCGGGCGACTACCTGGCCACTCCCGAAGCGGCTGACTCCCAGGGCGGCGCACTGCTGGGATTCGCGGCCGCGGACCCGGCCGTGGTGGCGCCCTCCGCTGCAACTGGCGCACGGCGTCGGAGCCACTGCTCACCGCCGCCTACCAGGCGCTGGCCGCGGACTCGACCGAGGCGGAGTTCTACGCCCTGCTCAACTCGTTGTCGCCGGACGACCTGGCCGACCGCGGCGCGACCGATTCCCGCGGCACGCCGGAGCGCTGGGGGCGGATCCCGCGGGTGTACGTTCGCCATCTCCAGGACCGCCTCCTCCCGCCGGCCCTGCAGAACCGGATGA
- a CDS encoding ECF transporter S component: protein MTDFLQPAIRVRWRTGLLLGAAVVLGLLMFCWPLLVNTTPGTGHGMDAPFVFMATLPVLILIVLAELSSGGLDSKALALLGVLSAVDAALRPLGAGTGGIELVFFLLVLAGRVFGAGFGFVLGATSLFASALLTGGVGPWLPFQMLASSMVGMGAGLLPSRVKGRWEIAMLAVYGVLAAYFYGLAMSMFTWPFLAGSSALDFVPGAPLAENLHRFLVFTVLTSTIGWDTGRALTNLAAILLLGPAILLVLRRAARRAAFGPVS from the coding sequence ATGACCGATTTCCTGCAGCCCGCCATCCGGGTCCGCTGGCGGACCGGGCTGCTGCTCGGCGCGGCGGTGGTGCTGGGGCTGCTGATGTTCTGCTGGCCCTTGCTGGTCAACACCACCCCGGGAACGGGCCACGGGATGGACGCGCCGTTTGTCTTCATGGCCACCCTGCCCGTGCTGATCCTCATCGTGCTGGCCGAGTTGTCGAGCGGCGGGCTGGATTCGAAGGCGCTGGCGCTGCTGGGCGTGCTTTCGGCGGTCGACGCGGCGTTGCGTCCGCTCGGGGCCGGCACGGGCGGGATCGAGCTGGTGTTCTTCCTGCTGGTGCTGGCCGGGCGGGTGTTCGGGGCGGGGTTCGGGTTCGTGCTGGGGGCGACTTCGCTGTTCGCGTCGGCGCTGCTCACCGGTGGGGTCGGGCCTTGGCTGCCGTTCCAGATGCTGGCTTCGTCAATGGTGGGGATGGGGGCAGGGCTGCTGCCGTCGCGGGTGAAGGGCCGTTGGGAGATCGCGATGCTGGCGGTCTACGGCGTGCTGGCGGCGTACTTCTACGGGCTGGCCATGAGCATGTTCACCTGGCCGTTCCTGGCGGGATCGTCCGCTTTGGACTTCGTGCCGGGCGCGCCGCTGGCGGAAAACCTGCACCGCTTCCTGGTCTTCACGGTGCTGACCTCGACGATCGGCTGGGACACCGGCCGCGCGCTGACCAACCTCGCCGCCATCCTGCTGCTCGGGCCCGCCATCCTGCTGGTCCTGCGCCGCGCCGCGCGGCGGGCCGCGTTCGGCCCGGTCAGCTGA
- a CDS encoding ABC transporter ATP-binding protein, with protein sequence MIEFSHVGVTYNGAARPVLSDVDLVVEEGELCLVAGRTGVGKSTFLGAINGLVPHFTGGRLTGRVRVAGLDTETHPPRELASVAGVVGQDPLAGFVTDTVEEELAYGMEQLAVAPDVMRKRVEETLDLLGIADLRNRPLRTLSGGQQQRVAIGSVLTAHPRVLVLDEPTSALDPTAAEEVLAAITRLVHDLGTTVVVAEHRMERVAQYADRVLYLPGDGSVASGPPAEVFAFADVAPPIVELGRLAGWSPLPLSVRDARRLAGPLRTRLAPFSRPSGSGSGSGETVVRASGVQVRYGDVLAVRGVDLRLGRGEVVALMGRNGSGKSSLLWALQGSGPRSGGTVDVLGEDPARLKPRAARTRVGLVPQSPADLLYLETVDAECAQADKESGAAAGTARSLLDRLVPGVDGALNPRDLSEGQRLALVLAVQLTAAPPALLLDEPTRGLDYPAKRHFASVLASLASEGHAILLATHDVEFVATAAHRVVVMAEGEVVADGPTAEVVVSSPAFAPQVAKILAPEEWLTVDEVAKALEP encoded by the coding sequence ATGATCGAGTTCTCCCACGTCGGGGTCACTTACAACGGTGCCGCGAGGCCCGTTCTGTCCGATGTGGACCTCGTGGTGGAGGAGGGCGAGCTGTGCCTCGTCGCCGGGCGGACCGGTGTCGGCAAGTCGACTTTCCTCGGTGCGATCAACGGGCTCGTCCCGCACTTCACCGGCGGCCGGCTGACCGGGCGCGTGCGCGTGGCCGGGCTGGACACGGAAACGCACCCGCCGCGTGAGCTGGCGTCCGTGGCCGGGGTGGTCGGGCAGGACCCGCTGGCCGGGTTCGTCACGGACACCGTCGAGGAAGAGCTGGCGTACGGCATGGAGCAGCTGGCTGTCGCGCCGGACGTGATGCGCAAGCGCGTCGAGGAGACGCTGGACCTGCTGGGCATCGCGGACCTGCGGAACCGTCCCCTTCGGACGCTTTCTGGCGGGCAGCAGCAGCGCGTCGCGATCGGCTCCGTGCTCACGGCGCACCCGCGGGTGCTGGTGCTCGACGAGCCGACGTCCGCGCTCGACCCGACGGCGGCCGAGGAGGTGCTGGCCGCGATCACCCGGCTGGTGCACGACCTGGGGACCACGGTGGTCGTCGCGGAGCACCGGATGGAGCGCGTCGCGCAGTACGCCGACCGCGTGCTGTACCTGCCCGGCGACGGCTCGGTGGCCTCCGGGCCGCCCGCGGAGGTGTTCGCCTTCGCGGACGTCGCGCCGCCGATCGTCGAGCTGGGCCGGCTGGCGGGCTGGTCGCCGCTGCCGCTCTCGGTGCGTGACGCCCGGCGGCTGGCGGGCCCGTTGCGGACTCGGCTGGCTCCGTTCTCGCGTCCTTCCGGCTCTGGTTCTGGCTCCGGGGAAACGGTGGTGCGGGCTTCGGGGGTGCAGGTCCGGTACGGCGACGTCCTGGCCGTGCGCGGGGTGGACCTGCGGCTGGGCCGGGGTGAGGTCGTGGCGCTGATGGGGCGCAACGGATCGGGGAAGTCCTCGCTGCTGTGGGCTTTGCAGGGCAGCGGCCCGCGCTCCGGCGGGACGGTCGACGTCCTGGGCGAGGACCCGGCCCGGCTGAAGCCGCGGGCGGCCCGGACGCGCGTCGGCCTCGTCCCGCAGAGCCCGGCGGACCTGCTGTACCTCGAGACGGTGGACGCCGAATGCGCCCAGGCGGACAAGGAATCGGGGGCAGCGGCGGGCACGGCGCGGTCGCTGCTGGACCGGCTCGTCCCCGGCGTCGACGGCGCGCTCAACCCACGTGACCTGTCCGAGGGGCAGCGGCTGGCGTTGGTACTTGCGGTGCAGCTGACGGCCGCGCCTCCGGCGTTGCTGCTCGACGAGCCCACCCGAGGCCTCGATTACCCGGCGAAGCGGCACTTCGCGTCCGTGCTCGCTTCGCTTGCTTCGGAGGGCCACGCCATCCTCCTGGCCACCCACGACGTGGAATTCGTCGCGACCGCCGCCCACCGCGTGGTGGTGATGGCCGAGGGCGAGGTCGTCGCGGACGGCCCGACGGCGGAGGTCGTTGTGTCCTCACCGGCCTTCGCGCCACAGGTCGCGAAGATCCTGGCCCCGGAGGAATGGCTGACCGTGGACGAGGTCGCGAAGGCGCTGGAGCCATGA
- a CDS encoding CbiQ family ECF transporter T component encodes MHPGAWWVWALALAVAASRTTNPLLLGLVIAVAGFVVAHRRTDAPWALAFRLYAYIGAVIVASRVLFRILIGGEDGGHVLFTLPTIPLPAAAAGITLLGPTSAEELLGGFYDGLRLAAIVICVGAANALANPKRLLKAVPGALYEVGTAVTVALSVAPQLVESVQRVRRARRLRAGRSRGFRVVKGIFVPVLADAMDRSLLLAAAMDSRGYGRRGYLAPRVRALIAVCVLAGMIGVAVGVYGVLDGTSTWLGLPMLAAGLVVAGAGFVLGGRRVRRTAYRPDLWRLPETLVVLCGVGACALLFAAGPAGLYPTGLEWPSLPVLPVLSVLIGALPAWLAPRPVPLLEVAR; translated from the coding sequence CTGCACCCCGGCGCGTGGTGGGTGTGGGCGCTCGCGCTCGCCGTCGCCGCGAGCCGGACCACGAACCCGTTGCTGCTCGGCCTGGTGATCGCGGTGGCCGGGTTCGTGGTCGCCCATCGCCGCACGGACGCGCCGTGGGCGCTGGCCTTCCGGCTGTACGCGTACATCGGCGCGGTGATCGTGGCTTCGCGCGTGCTGTTCCGGATCCTCATCGGCGGCGAGGACGGCGGGCACGTGCTGTTCACGCTGCCGACCATCCCGCTGCCCGCGGCCGCCGCGGGGATCACGCTGCTCGGGCCGACGTCGGCCGAAGAGCTGCTGGGCGGGTTCTACGACGGGCTGCGGCTCGCCGCGATCGTCATCTGCGTCGGCGCCGCGAACGCGCTGGCGAACCCGAAACGCCTGCTCAAGGCTGTTCCCGGGGCGTTGTACGAGGTGGGCACGGCGGTCACGGTCGCGCTCTCGGTGGCCCCGCAGCTGGTGGAGAGCGTGCAGCGGGTGCGGCGCGCCCGGCGGTTGCGAGCGGGACGCTCGCGCGGCTTCCGCGTCGTGAAGGGGATTTTCGTCCCGGTGCTCGCGGACGCGATGGACCGCTCGCTCCTGCTCGCCGCGGCGATGGACTCGCGCGGCTACGGGCGGCGGGGCTACCTCGCGCCGAGGGTGCGCGCGCTGATCGCGGTGTGTGTGCTCGCCGGGATGATCGGCGTCGCCGTCGGGGTGTACGGGGTGCTCGACGGGACGTCGACCTGGCTCGGCCTGCCGATGCTGGCGGCCGGGCTGGTGGTGGCGGGGGCGGGGTTCGTGCTCGGCGGCCGTCGTGTCCGGCGCACCGCGTACCGGCCCGACCTGTGGCGGCTGCCCGAAACGCTGGTGGTCCTGTGCGGCGTCGGGGCGTGCGCGCTGCTGTTCGCGGCCGGTCCCGCCGGGCTGTACCCGACCGGGCTGGAGTGGCCGTCGCTGCCGGTCCTGCCGGTGTTGTCCGTGCTGATCGGGGCACTGCCCGCCTGGCTGGCGCCGCGTCCCGTGCCGTTGCTGGAGGTCGCCCGATGA
- a CDS encoding Gfo/Idh/MocA family protein, with protein sequence MGLGQLRVGLVGTGPWATTVHAPGLADHPGTTLAAVWARRADAAKELADAHGAIGTDQLDELFSQVDALAFAVPPAVQAELAVKAAEAGKHLILEKPIAADLAGAQRLADAVAANDVASLVMLTLRFSTQTREWLEGITRAGGWRGGGARWLSGALLGGRYATSAWRQDTSGGALADIGPHAFDLLDAALGRITDVLAAHRGEDDLWQLLLAHEGGATSTATLSLHLPVQPTVVEIAVYGEHGYRTLGRKAGTAGESYTALLDDFAAMIASGTTTHPCDVRRGLHLSSIIERARELAE encoded by the coding sequence GTGGGACTCGGACAGCTGCGCGTCGGACTCGTCGGAACCGGTCCGTGGGCGACCACGGTGCACGCGCCCGGCCTGGCCGATCATCCCGGCACGACGCTCGCCGCCGTCTGGGCCCGCCGCGCCGACGCCGCGAAGGAGCTGGCCGACGCCCACGGGGCGATCGGCACCGATCAGCTGGACGAGCTGTTCTCGCAGGTCGACGCGCTGGCGTTCGCCGTCCCGCCGGCCGTGCAGGCCGAGCTGGCGGTCAAGGCCGCCGAGGCGGGCAAGCACCTGATCCTGGAGAAGCCGATCGCCGCCGACCTGGCCGGCGCGCAGCGGCTCGCCGACGCCGTGGCCGCGAACGACGTCGCGTCGCTGGTCATGCTCACCCTGCGGTTCTCCACGCAGACCCGCGAATGGCTCGAGGGCATCACCCGCGCCGGCGGCTGGCGCGGCGGCGGCGCCCGCTGGCTCTCGGGCGCGCTGCTCGGCGGCCGGTACGCGACTTCGGCCTGGCGCCAGGACACCTCCGGCGGCGCGCTCGCCGACATCGGCCCGCACGCGTTCGACCTGCTCGACGCCGCCCTCGGCCGGATCACCGACGTGCTCGCGGCCCACCGCGGCGAGGACGACCTCTGGCAGCTGCTGCTGGCCCACGAAGGCGGCGCGACGAGCACCGCGACGCTCTCGCTGCACCTGCCGGTCCAGCCCACCGTGGTCGAGATCGCCGTTTACGGCGAGCACGGATACCGGACGCTCGGCCGTAAAGCAGGCACGGCCGGGGAGTCCTACACCGCCCTGCTGGACGACTTCGCGGCGATGATCGCGAGCGGCACCACCACTCACCCGTGCGACGTCCGCCGCGGTCTGCACCTGTCTTCGATCATCGAGCGGGCCCGCGAGCTGGCCGAGTAG
- a CDS encoding VanZ family protein, translated as MGALLRAFWGMIPLTAIALPYALISWPLLTARRRRRTGIRHASLTSAVDVATVTLGVLVGFLVLMPVGDADTSTLDLVPGADLSDALSDDGSLWQVIGNLLMLCPLGALLPIRVRRMRAVSRVALAAMSASVLIEALQFVIHNGRVSSTDDVLLNTLGATIGAALTRRGWRWLDLPTAPPPIPRQVRRTVCEAPTLRLRVPRSVWDTRYAGVGHPERR; from the coding sequence ATGGGTGCTTTGCTGCGCGCTTTCTGGGGGATGATCCCGTTGACGGCCATCGCGCTGCCCTACGCGCTGATCAGCTGGCCCCTGCTCACGGCGAGGAGGCGGCGAAGAACCGGCATCCGCCACGCCTCCCTGACCTCCGCGGTCGATGTCGCCACCGTGACCCTCGGCGTGCTGGTGGGCTTCCTGGTGCTGATGCCCGTGGGCGACGCCGACACGAGCACCCTCGACCTGGTCCCCGGCGCCGACCTGTCCGACGCGCTGTCCGACGACGGCTCGCTCTGGCAGGTCATCGGCAACCTCCTGATGCTCTGTCCCCTGGGCGCGCTGCTCCCGATCCGGGTGCGGCGAATGCGTGCGGTGAGCCGGGTCGCGCTGGCCGCGATGAGCGCGTCCGTGCTGATCGAGGCACTGCAGTTCGTGATCCACAACGGCCGCGTCAGCTCCACCGACGACGTCCTGCTCAACACCCTCGGCGCCACGATCGGCGCGGCGCTGACCCGGCGCGGCTGGCGCTGGCTCGACCTGCCGACGGCCCCGCCGCCGATCCCGCGGCAGGTGCGGCGGACCGTCTGCGAGGCGCCGACGCTGCGGCTGCGCGTGCCGCGCTCGGTCTGGGACACGCGTTACGCCGGCGTCGGCCATCCCGAGCGGCGCTGA
- a CDS encoding GNAT family N-acetyltransferase, whose protein sequence is MSSALQAYVRTTAPRGRDTERVGPFLATFARDTDHPMLNYAIPDDGATASPAEIAELTGAYRRRGLLPRFEFFTEAAPDLEELLVKQGYALERRIPLMTCTRTDFLDRPAPDGVGLRSPSNEADARGMRSAQNVAYGESPDVSDTDLASTLAYGDRAVLAEDTATGEIIGGGVALEVEAGTAEIAGIAVAAAYRQRGIASAITAHLTRVVYAQGGHAAFLTPGDEGIATVYLRVGYQPAGECVHLSLR, encoded by the coding sequence GTGTCATCGGCTCTTCAGGCTTATGTCCGCACGACCGCGCCGCGCGGCCGTGACACCGAACGCGTCGGCCCGTTCCTCGCCACCTTCGCGCGGGACACCGACCACCCGATGCTCAACTACGCGATCCCCGACGACGGCGCCACGGCGTCGCCCGCCGAGATCGCCGAGCTGACCGGGGCCTACCGCCGCCGCGGCCTGCTCCCGCGGTTCGAGTTCTTCACCGAGGCCGCCCCGGACCTCGAAGAACTCCTGGTCAAGCAGGGTTACGCACTGGAACGGCGGATCCCGCTCATGACCTGCACCCGCACGGACTTCCTCGATCGCCCCGCGCCCGACGGCGTCGGGCTGCGCTCCCCGTCGAACGAGGCCGACGCGCGCGGGATGCGTTCGGCGCAGAACGTGGCCTACGGCGAGTCCCCGGACGTGTCCGACACCGATTTGGCCAGCACACTGGCGTACGGCGATCGGGCCGTGCTCGCCGAGGACACGGCCACCGGCGAGATCATCGGCGGCGGCGTGGCGCTGGAGGTCGAGGCCGGCACCGCCGAGATCGCCGGCATCGCCGTCGCCGCCGCGTACCGGCAGCGCGGCATCGCTTCGGCCATCACCGCGCACCTCACGCGCGTCGTGTACGCGCAGGGCGGGCACGCGGCCTTCCTCACGCCCGGCGACGAGGGCATCGCCACGGTGTACCTGCGCGTCGGGTACCAGCCGGCGGGCGAGTGCGTGCACCTCTCGCTGCGCTAG
- the arfB gene encoding alternative ribosome rescue aminoacyl-tRNA hydrolase ArfB, with protein MAEDVVIGSRFVVPGAELSERFSRSSGPGGQGVNTTDSRVELSFDVAGSAVIPPQLKERILARLSGRLVDGVLTIAASEHRSQLMNRDAARERLASMLLAASAPPPAKRRPTKPSRGSKERRLAAKKRRGDVKRGRGGRFDD; from the coding sequence GTGGCAGAGGACGTGGTGATCGGCTCCCGGTTCGTGGTACCCGGGGCCGAGCTGAGCGAGCGCTTCTCCCGGTCGTCCGGACCGGGCGGGCAGGGCGTGAACACCACGGACTCCCGGGTCGAGTTGTCGTTCGACGTGGCCGGCTCCGCGGTGATCCCGCCGCAGCTGAAGGAGCGCATCCTGGCCCGGCTTTCGGGACGGCTGGTCGACGGCGTGCTGACCATCGCCGCCAGCGAGCACCGCTCCCAGTTGATGAACCGGGACGCGGCGCGCGAGCGGCTCGCCTCGATGCTGCTGGCCGCCTCCGCGCCGCCGCCGGCCAAACGGCGTCCCACCAAGCCTTCCCGGGGCTCGAAGGAACGCCGCCTGGCCGCGAAGAAACGCCGTGGCGACGTGAAACGCGGCCGCGGCGGGCGCTTCGACGACTGA
- the purM gene encoding phosphoribosylformylglycinamidine cyclo-ligase has protein sequence MSESTSATYAAAGVSIDAGDQAVELLKPHAERATRPEVRGGVGGFAGLFSLKLDRWKEPVLASSTDGVGTKIAVAQALDKHDTVGIDLVAMVVDDLVVTGAEPLFLQDYIAVGKVVPEKIAALVGGIAEGCVQAGCALLGGETAEHPGLMGEHDYDMSATGVGVVEASALLGPERVRPGDVVLAMGASGLHSNGYSLARHVLLDIARMPLDGHVEEFGHTLGEELLVPTRIYAKDCLALAAETEVRTFAHITGGGLEANLARVMPRGLVARLERGSWTPAPVFAVIGQRGKVERAELEKTFNMGVGMVAIVSAEDVDRALAVLTARHVPAWILGDVQPAENPDGARAVLSGDHPRF, from the coding sequence GTGAGCGAGTCCACGAGCGCCACGTACGCCGCCGCCGGGGTCAGCATCGACGCCGGTGACCAAGCCGTCGAGCTGCTCAAGCCACATGCCGAGCGCGCCACGCGACCAGAGGTCCGCGGCGGGGTCGGCGGCTTCGCCGGGCTCTTCTCGCTCAAGCTCGACCGGTGGAAGGAGCCCGTGCTCGCCTCGTCCACCGACGGCGTCGGCACCAAGATCGCCGTCGCGCAGGCGCTGGACAAGCACGACACCGTGGGCATCGACCTGGTCGCCATGGTGGTCGACGACCTGGTGGTCACCGGCGCCGAGCCGCTGTTCCTGCAGGACTACATCGCCGTCGGCAAGGTGGTGCCGGAGAAGATCGCGGCGCTGGTCGGCGGCATCGCGGAGGGCTGCGTGCAGGCCGGCTGCGCGCTGCTCGGCGGCGAGACGGCCGAGCACCCGGGCCTGATGGGCGAGCACGACTACGACATGTCGGCCACCGGCGTCGGCGTGGTCGAGGCGTCCGCGCTGCTCGGCCCGGAGCGGGTCCGCCCCGGCGACGTGGTGCTGGCGATGGGCGCGTCCGGCCTGCACTCGAACGGCTACTCGCTGGCCCGGCACGTGCTGCTGGACATCGCGCGCATGCCGCTGGACGGGCACGTCGAGGAGTTCGGCCACACGCTCGGCGAGGAACTGCTGGTGCCGACCCGGATCTACGCCAAGGACTGCTTGGCGCTGGCCGCCGAGACCGAGGTGCGCACGTTCGCGCACATCACTGGCGGCGGCCTGGAGGCCAACCTCGCGCGTGTGATGCCGCGTGGCCTGGTCGCGAGGCTGGAGCGCGGGAGCTGGACGCCGGCGCCGGTGTTCGCGGTGATCGGGCAGCGCGGCAAGGTCGAGCGGGCCGAGCTGGAGAAGACGTTCAACATGGGCGTCGGCATGGTCGCGATCGTCTCGGCCGAGGACGTCGACCGGGCGCTGGCCGTGCTCACCGCGCGGCACGTGCCGGCCTGGATCCTCGGCGACGTGCAGCCGGCGGAGAACCCGGACGGCGCGCGCGCCGTGCTGTCGGGCGACCACCCGCGCTTTTAG
- the purF gene encoding amidophosphoribosyltransferase, producing the protein MVSDPSSTDQPDPEPREECGVFGVWAPGEEVAKLTYYGLYALQHRGQEAAGISVSDGSQIVVFKDLGLVSQVFDEQVLQSLQGHIAVGHCRYSTTGATIWENAQPIFRTTATGSGLSFAHNGNLVNTSELRERTIAAGLKPHAGLTGSSSDSDLICGLLAANAADKGIEAAALELLPTLVGAFCLVFADENTLYAARDPHGVHPLVLGRLERGWVVASETAALDICGASFVREVEPGELIAIDASGLRSSRFANPDPKGCVFEYVYLARPDTTIAGRSVHATRVEIGRRLALEHPADGDLVMPVPESGTPAAIGYAQGSGIPYGTGLVKNAYVGRTFIQPSQTIRQLGIRLKLNPLRDVIRGKRLVVVDDSIVRGNTQRALVRMLREAGALEVHVRIASPPVRWPCFYGIDFASRAELVANGVDLDGIRRSIGADSLGYISLDGLVAASEQPKTRLCTACFSGEYPIALPDDALIGKHLLESMDAVNGAATPVSPAGYGAEDAVRRP; encoded by the coding sequence GTGGTTTCCGACCCGTCCAGCACTGATCAGCCCGACCCGGAACCCCGCGAGGAGTGTGGCGTCTTCGGCGTCTGGGCTCCCGGGGAAGAGGTCGCGAAGCTGACCTACTACGGCCTGTACGCCCTGCAGCACCGCGGGCAGGAGGCAGCGGGCATCTCGGTGTCCGACGGCTCGCAGATCGTGGTCTTCAAAGACCTCGGCCTGGTCAGCCAGGTGTTCGACGAACAGGTGCTGCAGTCGTTGCAGGGCCACATCGCCGTCGGCCACTGCCGCTACTCCACCACCGGCGCGACGATCTGGGAGAACGCGCAGCCGATCTTCCGGACCACTGCCACCGGCAGCGGGCTTTCCTTTGCCCACAACGGCAATCTGGTCAACACCTCGGAGCTGCGCGAGCGCACCATCGCCGCGGGCCTGAAGCCGCACGCCGGGCTCACCGGCTCGTCGAGCGACTCGGACCTGATCTGCGGGCTGCTCGCCGCGAACGCGGCCGACAAGGGCATCGAGGCAGCCGCCCTGGAGCTGCTGCCGACCCTGGTCGGCGCGTTCTGCCTGGTCTTCGCCGACGAGAACACGCTGTACGCGGCGCGCGACCCGCACGGGGTGCACCCGCTGGTGCTCGGCCGGCTGGAGCGCGGCTGGGTGGTGGCGAGCGAGACGGCGGCGCTGGACATCTGCGGCGCGTCGTTCGTCCGCGAGGTCGAGCCCGGCGAGCTGATCGCGATCGACGCCTCGGGCCTGCGCTCCTCGCGGTTCGCCAACCCCGACCCCAAGGGCTGCGTCTTCGAGTACGTCTACCTGGCCCGCCCGGACACCACCATCGCCGGCCGCAGCGTGCACGCCACCCGCGTGGAGATCGGGCGCCGCCTGGCCCTCGAGCACCCGGCCGACGGTGACCTGGTGATGCCCGTGCCGGAGTCCGGCACCCCCGCCGCGATCGGCTACGCGCAGGGCTCGGGCATCCCGTACGGCACCGGTCTGGTGAAAAACGCCTATGTCGGGCGCACCTTCATCCAGCCGTCGCAGACCATCCGCCAGCTGGGCATCCGGCTGAAGCTGAACCCGCTGCGCGACGTCATCCGCGGCAAGCGCCTGGTGGTGGTCGACGACTCCATCGTCCGCGGCAACACCCAGCGCGCGCTCGTGCGCATGCTGCGGGAGGCGGGCGCGCTGGAGGTGCACGTCCGGATCGCGTCGCCGCCGGTGCGGTGGCCGTGCTTCTACGGCATCGACTTCGCCTCGCGGGCCGAACTGGTGGCCAACGGCGTCGACCTCGACGGCATCCGCCGCTCCATCGGAGCCGACTCGCTGGGCTACATCTCGCTCGACGGCCTCGTCGCGGCGTCGGAGCAGCCGAAAACGCGCCTGTGCACGGCCTGCTTCTCCGGCGAGTACCCGATCGCGCTGCCCGACGACGCGCTCATCGGCAAGCACCTGCTGGAGAGCATGGACGCGGTCAATGGCGCGGCGACCCCGGTCAGCCCCGCGGGGTACGGTGCCGAAGACGCCGTCCGGCGTCCCTAG